One Ostrea edulis chromosome 6, xbOstEdul1.1, whole genome shotgun sequence genomic window, tTATCCTTCAACTTGATgttgtgacctgaaaatcaataaggatcatATACTCTTTAAGAACAAACACTGTCTCAAGTTTACTTACTGTCAAATACTtctctcaagatattgagcagacaatgtTTTCCATATTGTAGAAGTTTGATCCAATAGACTCCTGTTCTGCTTCTTGTGTGGCAAATAAAGCAATGTGAACCCTTTGATCACAACCTTTACTGTACTGGTAACAATATGTACTCATCATAGTTTTACGGGATTGATGAATAGGTTCAAGCCCCCTCCCCCAAGATACTCCGAATGATAAGCAGTGGACTTGTGCTGTCTAACACCTTACTCATGCATAACCTGCTGAAACAACCCTGACATAAAATTCGAACCTTGGTCGGATTGAATGGCTTTAGGTACTCCTacaaagctaaaaaaaaaacttgataaGCGCCTTAACGATGGACTTAATATTCCTATGAGGTGTAGCTTCAGGGAATTGAGTAGATATACACATAATAGTGAATACTGGGTATTAGTGAGTAAATACTGGTTCCCTGACCTAGTCTTGGAGAAAGGTCCTACAGAATCCAACAACACTCTGCTAAACGGTTTTTCAAAGCTTGGATTGGAGAGGGACAGATGGAATTTTCTTAGTAAGTTTCCACACCGTCTGGCAAACATGAACACGACTTGTAAAATTCAGAAACATCCTTTTTCAACTTGGGCCAATAAAATGATGGTTGgttgattatatttttcttcgagaatttttcactcaaatggagacatcaccattgccagtgaaggactgcaaaatttaggactatgctctgcgcttatgacctttgagcagagagggatctttatcgtgccacacctgctgtgacacgaggcctcgaTTTTTACGGTCtcgtccaaaggaccgccccattttcgtctcttacgacaagtaaggggtactgaggacctattatagcccggatccccacggggccCAATAAAATGACTCACAATTCCGTTACaagtcccatggggatccggattagaataggtactTTATTGAAAAATGTTAACAGACGACGTTAAACGAACAGAGGGAAGTTCCGCTTACTGTCAATTGTGAAGATgtttacccccaccccccaatccTGAGACTTAGCACAAACTCAGCATACTTGCATCCTGTATGATAGAAGAGTTCTTGTCTGTAAACTGGAGAAGGAGTTTGTGCGAAATAGGTATCCTATATGCacttaaaatgataaattgatttaaagaaaatgaaaatactgaatgCAGTGCTGCCTCGATAGTATTTCTACTAATATCCTACATGATATGAAATACTTTATTCAGGAAGCATGATAATCGTCGACGGTACCAATTCCTTATGAAATATTGATTCTGGAAAGACTTTTACCGATATGGAGATGTGCTCCTGCTGTCCCTTTAGAAACAGTCTTGTGGATGACTTCATAAAACCAATAATGTTGGATAAAGAATTATAGATATCAATGGTTTCCTTCCCTACCATATACACATCTCTCTGAAGTGGgcgaatacatgtataaaacgaGGGCAAATTTTttccatgtatatatatatatcagttgCATATCAGTTTTTTGAGAAGATGAGTATGTCTACAATTTTTGAGGACAACCTTTGTAAACTTTTCTATCCATAACCCATCAATTTTCGCTATTCATGAATTGCATTCTACTTACCGAATAATGACTTTGCCATGCTCTGTTGCACTCTTTCTAGGTCTGACAAGGCAGTTGTCAGTTTTCTACCCGTGCTTCTCATTTCTCTGCTATACATGGCCATGGAATCATTAACTCTCTCTGAGATCAtcatatatttgttttcaacGAGTTCAGgtatatttttatctatttgcAGAGTGTGTTTATTCAGATCCAAAAGTGTAGTGGACAAATAGCGAACCTCGATTTTAAGGTCAGCAAGTACTCCTGATGTGTTCCGTTCAAACTTTCGTTTTTCGTCAGATAGCTGTTTTTCGAACACACGGTGATTTTCGTCCATTTCCgtgatgttttcttttaaagcgataatattttcattacatttggtAATATCGTCATTCAGTTTATTGTTCTGGAACTTCAGGGACTGTAACTCTGTCTTCAGTTCGGTTATTTCTCTGTCTTTAAGTGACGAAATTTCACTTTCTGCAGACACAAGGCTTTGTTGCAAGGACACCACGTCCTTCATCAAAACGTGGACATTTTTCACCAATGTCATTCGGATCAACGTCTCCTGATTTAGTAACTGTCGGAACACATCGACGCTCTTCGTATCAAGTGTACTGAAGTCGATATCTGTTGAGTTATGCATGCTGTTGTCTGTTACAACTGATAAACCATTGGATCCGAACAAGCATATTGCCACGAACGACAAGCACACCAGCTGCTTCATGGTGGAAATGTCTTATTTTGATACGCAATTCAGTTTATATACCCGACCAATATTTACAAATCCGTTTATAAGATTTTTCGACccagatatttctgaatttttcgCTCACCCGTGCCATAACATAATTCATCTAGTTCtgattgtaacggggaccgttacacattTTCCCCAAATGTCCCCCATTTACAAAGTGCAGCCAATTTGTTTCACATTTTGTTTGAGTCGTTCAATATACACTTTAATTAATAACAGTATAACTTTCACTTTATTTCCTTGAGTTATGTAAGTTAAAGTATTattcaatcaaaatgaactaaACGTACATACACTTGCTGGTCAGCAATTTTGACCATGTCAATTCCGTTAAGCGTCTCAATAGATATCTACagaatcattttcaaaatcattccttaaataagcaaaaatattttagacgtttgagcattatccaatcaaaatgaaaggggCGGACATGTGTGTTGATAACTacgatatatatttaaaacgatTTCATGGGAAAACAAACACTTTAAACTGATTCCAAAGTTCCTGTACCAACATTTTGATGCACGTACATACATATGCATGTTCACAGAAAATAGCATCCGTTTTGTGCATCTACAagtgatatactatcatcctaaaagaTTTCAACCTTCTGTAGTTTCTTAGAACACTTCTGGAGGTAAAAGTTCCGGAGAAAAACAATAAAGAGAAGAAGAGGAAGAGTAAAAACACTTCGTTTGGGGAgcataactagttctaattgtaacggggaccgttacagatgcccccctccccctttagAAAGTGGTGCCATTGTGTGTCAGCACAACCAATCATCTTACATGTACAATCTTCTAAGTTTTTGTAGTTAGTACCTATGATGTCATTATCATTCCATTTTTCTCATACATAAGAGATTTGCAGGTCATCTAAATATTGGCCAATCAAAATTTAACGCAGGTGTTTGCGCGTGTGTAAGTGATTTTGACTATGCTACATAGAGagtttaaaatatatgtgtCACATAAATTTCGAAACATTTAATTGAAATCTCGAAATGTTATAGATCGATACCTGATGAAAGAAATTAAGAATTACAATGCACCATTCATTAAGTATTTGTATTGTAAACCCACAGCAAAAATATAACTTTACATCAGCcttaaattagaaaattatgGCCAATTTGTTTCGGGAAGATAAcaaaaataataactagacacgatctcgttttGAACAACGAGGAGGTCTTCTGTTGGATTCTGTAATGCGATAGATGTAATAAAGATTACGATGATGGCCATTAACTTTGATCTACAATGCAAAGATATCTTTAGTTTCAGCAAcagaaagaataaaaattttgaacatAAGGCCCGTTTAGAATATTCATAACGTAATGGATCGTCATATTGGTGACGTCAGTAATCCAATATTGCCTAACCGTCATTTTCCTAGTATCAGAAGTTGCAAAAGAGATGTAAAGTTTTTATTTGTGTATAAACTgatattgacaaaaatgtatacattatgCAGTAAAAAAAATGGTGCTTTTTCTTAGCTTTACCGAGCAATTGATTACTAATATTTTAAGCGTACTTTTAAAAGCATCACTATTTAGTACTATATGTAGATCAGGGAGTCTCCGTCGTCACCGTACACAATCGTACTTTTTCTCTGACATAATTCAAAATGTTTGCAatgttttgtatttacatatatgcatattttATGTTGTAGAatcacgtgtatgtgtgtgtgtcttaTGGTGTTTTTTCAAATAacggaaattttatcaaaattgttgccattgtcataaaatatttaaaaaaaattaccgaTGCATTGTCATCTGACCAGTACATATCATAGAAATGATTATATGTCTCTGTATATTTTGATATCGGGTAATTGGTTAATTCCCATCAAAGATACACATTTCGTTTGTCGGGGTCCAGTTGGGGCCAGGCTGTCCTGTACTCGATCTGCTTTCTGTTCCTTACATACCTATAACCTTTGCTATTTCCCCAAAACTGACAAGAGGTAATAACAGTATACATGCTATAAGAGGAGGCGGACAGGATGAGAGGAAGGAGGTGCATGGAAGAGGAGAAAGAGGTTTAGTGGGGAGGTTCTTACACTTCTTTTCTTATAACTCCTTCGTTTTTCCTTTTTCACATCTAATCTGCATCAACGGCTATACGTATTCGATGCCGTGCCCATTGTGTTTTAacagataaaagaaacaattaaaGAATACATTTGCAATATCACGTAAGCTTGTTATATCTATATGCATCATAATCGTTGCCGTGCATATGGGTAGTAAACTGGCATGTAATACGCTTTAGTACccaaatgaaatatgcaattCATCACTATTCAGGGatagagagagggggagaggaCCACCCCCTGTACGCCCCCTGATATAAGGAGTCAAGTTCATGAGAAGGACCAACATCTTCATGGAACTTTACAATATTTACGCTATGGAGTTGATGCGACTAGAAGTAGAAATCCTCGTCCGTAATGTCACTCAAATGACTGTCCAGTGTACACTGGTGACCGTGTTTCTATATATTCTGATTCATTGTCCTTATTATAGAAACTTTTTCATAACTGTAGTCATCTACACCAATGTCTGACGGTGACCCAACGGACAACAAAACTGAGCCTGTATCGCTTTCAGCGCTATACTCCATGATTAAATTATGCGCTGTTTATGTTAGTCATGACAACGtaacaagaaatgaaaatatttagacAAAACAACTTATTTGACTTACTTGTACTgaagttatttttctttaaattctaacaGATTATTATTGCAAATAAACGGAAAAATCATAATCTAAACgctaacatttttaaatgagtaTACATACTTACATCTAGCACACACTGACAACTTGCTCGTAATGATTaacttataaaaatgtacattttagtCCGTTCCATAGCCTACATCATATTTATTGCCTATTCAtctaatgaaaatatacatatataccttttttttaattcatgcaTGCGAGACactcaaatgtaaacaaaactttaTTCTTCTAGATTATATAGTGCATGTACGTGAAAAGGATAGAGAAAAAAAACATAAATCGCGTGCGCTTTAGCCATTTTTCACACACATATACTTAGGCTGAATGCGgacatgtatgtgaaaaagatagagagaaaaaaacccccACAAATTCCGTGCGCattataccaccttcacactcacggatttttcttacgagttcttacggatctccgactcgtagtcaatcacaagcattcgtaaatcactcgtcggtatccaTGTCTAAATCGTAACATTCCGTGTACTTTTatggatttgtggaatacgtaagaatccgtaagaaaaatccgtgaatgtTAAGGTACTATTAGCCATTGTTCACACACGTATACCTAGGCTGAAGGCGGACACGCTTACATAgggaaataaatgtacattttatttagGTTGTAAAACAGTAGTtctaattcataaaacaaaaacaaaaacccaatcACAGATTTACCGTTATAAATTTGTTTAGTTTCTCCACGTAAATATAGTTATGTATCGTTATATAATCTATTTGCGCAATACACACGCACGCTAATGTCAAATGAcgttaaaatgcatttttatcGCGTTTAACTGTTAAAATGCATTACTTTCATGAAGAAATAGGTCTATGACACTTGCCCGTACCTAAATATGACCGTAAGAAAAAATGAAGCAAATGTTTCAACCTTTCCGAATATGATAtacgtttttaaatattttgttttttagaaAAGATTTCACTAACAGAATATGACACAAGTTTTGTCATTTCGGCTTAAATTTCCTACTTTCCGGTAACGATGTGCGATTTTGAATGCATGTTTTCGACTAGTTCCCAACATCGCACAGAAAAATTTTGCGTAGGAAAATTGTTTAGTTTTTactctacttttagaaaatatgatttgtttcattGTATTCCAATTATTAACAAAACGCCCCCAATTTAATCACGTCGGCACATAAAAGGCGTCAAAAGGCGTCACTGGGAGTTAAAGGGTTAAAGAAATTTGAATGCAATTCGGCACATCTATGAACTCAActctgaaaatttcaatgtgATACCTGGAATAGTTTCCGAGAACACTCTTACGTAAAAAGCAACATATAATAAAAATCGAGAAAATACCTACCGAGTTCCTGAAATGTTCACGAAAATTGGCCCACGAAAATATCCGagaaatcacattttaaaaaaaaaacttgtaaagaaattgtaggagttatgagattgatcactgttcgttatcttcatctttcatatcatacagaataaaaacaaaatgttaaaatcttcGTTTGGGGAACTAATTACATATCTTATCTAGGCACTGGCACATTTTGAGGAATACACCGGGATATACTTGTAAGATATTATTGTGAACAATATAGATCTAGAGGGCATACTTAAAAATCAAACTGGagtttatatataatgatattgtATTTCCGACAAAGCGCAATGGAAtggaaaacttttttttaaaggttttttttttttttttaatttttatttatttatgtattttgcTATGAAGAAGCAAGAAAATAAATAGCACAACAGAACAGTTTTTATTTCGTTAAATTAAATTGTGTCGGTGTGAGGCGGAGGAAGTTGCCCATGAGCCTTATAACcgcttttgaaaaaaaaatgaacgtAAACAGGAAATAAAAATCTCATGGGTTTCTGGAAAAAAGGGGTTAATGGTgaagaaattcagcattttgaCAGACGTGTTTGTAAacatagatgaaaggtgaagataacgaacagtgatcaaccaaAAGTGATGTAATTCTTGATTACTCtgacatatttgaaaaattcttgactCGTGAATGTGTAAATTTAAAGATTCCATATTTGATATCCATTAGTCATGATATCATAGGAATTACTTAGGCATTTTCCACGAAGTCTTCAAGCTGaggcaactacatgtatatgtaataacaGTAAATAGGAACTTCCTTTTCCTTTCTAATCTGAAAATCACAAACGAAAATAAACACGTCCCGTGATTGCCAAAGGAAGGATTTACATAATCAATATGTCATACATGATGTAAAGTAGATCTAGATAGTTTctaattgatcactgatataaatcCAGTGCAATGcgtataaagaaaactaaaaatgttttacaaaaataaaattctcaAGAATAATCTGTTCCTTTCATGAATACTTAAATtcgattttttttcttgtcagAAACAAAATAATCGTATGCGGAGATATTCTGAATCAAATCAAGCACGCGATGTGTCCGATATGGGTAAGGGATGATTCCTTTCATGTGTAGGATTGCACTTTCATAGGGATGAATTTTCGTGGTTTTGTATCAAATTTCGATTTCATTCGCAAAATGTTTCTTAAGTTTTTTTTGGTAATATATGGCATGGTTTAATTTTGCAGACAAATTAAATCCACCACAAGATGTATTGTGTTTACAGTCGTTCATTCTTTTATCAATTACAGTATAAATTATTGTAAATCTACATAAATTATTTCTAGcttaaaatgattaaaaatacaaatgtttCTGCCTTTAAAACGTATAAAACATCATTCTATAATGTATAATGAACATGTTAACCTCAATaaaatggtggtggtggtggtgggggggtaTCCATGTCTTAGTTCAATCGCTAATGCTGTAGCCACTCAATTTCAATCTTTTATCACATGGTTTTGCGTCATGACTATTACACGTGATCTGTTCTGATACGGGGTTTCAAACTGTACATACGTTCCTGCGGAATTAACGTTTTCATGTCTGCGGaatttacatgaatttattttgaaaaatatttcgtAAATTAATGAAATACGTACTTTATTGGGATTTGAAGTTATTGTTGATACTAGTCTTCGAGTTATATtgtctttagaaataaatcaacAATCTCTAGcaagagttatcgttccttacacacTTTTTTCGTCTTCGTGATTTACACTTgtaagctgtcttggttactgggagtacaagaccaacagtctGCTACAATAATTTATTACCAGAccgttaacaggcactgtcccttggtgcccCCTGTAATCAAGTCTACAAAATCGTACTTTGAATTGTTttcagggtgttgctaaaacgcagaACGGAAAACAAGatggaacggaaaacggaacagaatttaagaattagaatgataaaTGTTgctaagataacaccaaaaaTCGGAAGACAATACTTtgttatgattaaaatcaaaattttgggaatttgtttacaagcagTAATACAATTTCATCTTAAAATTCTTCATCATGAATTAAGAGAAGttaaatgtttttgaataagaatttaCATTGCGTTTTACAAGAATGTCGACATTGACAGATGTGTTGGCGAGCAGCAACACTTTagggtagagaatggaaagaacacacgtactttatatgcccccccccccccgtccccggtggcaaaatgtacatgtgatACTGTGTATGTGTATGGCTCTAAATTCGCTCTTGAGCACATCTTGACCTACGATTTTAATAGGAGGAATAGAATGTAAattattaaacaaattaaacaataatttattaccagactgttaacagtCACTGTCCCTTGGTGCCTTCTGTAATCAAGTCAACAAATCGTACTTTCTTTAACTTTGTTCAACTGTTTTCAAAGTGTTgataaaacgcggaacggaattGAATTAATTCCAAGTACACGATATATCTTAATTCATAACTGTTATGGAAGGATAACATTTACGTACTAGAGTGTGTTCATGCTCAAAATGTCACAAATTGAATAGAAATTGATGTTTATTTCTCCTCATGTTTTAAACGTAACGTCTGTCAGCCACAACACATCGGGGACATTGATATAAAAAGAGGCACTGTTTACGCTAATTATTGTCTACTGatagaaaaattaaaactttatcaaaatattgatcaCAAATCCCCCCAAAAGTCCTGTAGgttgaaatatttacaaatcTTCGGAATGGTTGACGTGTCTGTCAAATGGAAAAACACCAGAATTGCCTAGCTACAGGGCGCCGCCATTGTGGACACCCAAAGTTGTGCGGAGAAGAAAAGTTGACAGGAGATCTGATTGGTCATTAACAGAAAATCTTTGTGATGGAatttaatagtgaaatataagtgataaaaatgacaggtgacataacagaatatgtagaaagatacagaagttataagggaagatctgagtggagaggtgatatttggatggacaatttcattcagtgcggatctacactagttgttaacaggccaaaatttgaaggaaaaacgcaacggcaagccatatatttttgggtggaattttgaaggggagatgatgaactttgctgaatggtgactgattttttgaaaattggcttaataaataattgacagtgATTGGAATTTGTATGGAAGTCTATGTGAAAACATTTGGTGGTGTTTGTCCTATACTGAGGTAGCGAGAACCAGTTTATGAggtaagtgtaagaaagtagtGCATTTTTAGCGCCATTTGTcagttttacaataaaatggatgcattttttgataatttgaaagaaaaagtaaatcgTAGAAGTGTACGGGGCCCCCAAGGGGGCACCTGCATCATTTGGAGGGGTAGGATTTCCCCCTCTGGCTATGGGCTACAAACTGTCTACTGGCCAGAGGAGGGAAGAAAAGTGGAAAAGGCCCACAGAGTTGCCCTTATGGCAGAGTGGAAACTGACTCGGAGTCTGTTTCCACGTGACAATGTAGAATGTAGCCACCTCTGCCATACCAAGCTGTGTGTGAACCCCCAGCATTTGGTAGTGGAGTCCCACTCTATCAACCAGGAGAGGATTCACTGACAGTTGCAGGGGGTGTGCAGCAAGTCACACATGCCCTGGtgcattttatgtaattatatgtattttacatgtaaatttcatttcatttagcaTATTTAGAtggtggttttgaatagctgtGCTCAATTTTTTTGCATAATTTCTGCtcttttgatgattttgaaagCATCATATTTTTTCTATAGTTTACTTCTTCCTGATGTTGTTCATAAAGTTTATTAATATCAACTAATTTCTTACATCTTTTTTTCATATCAGACTTGTTTAAGGTGATTACTTTTTGCATAATGGTGTTGCTTGTTTTTTGTAGAGAAGACTCGGCTGGAGGTGGGGTGTTGGTTGACATGAGGATTTTACGAAGAGAAGAACTGCCAATGGGGGTTTGACTGAGACCTATTTGTAGGCCATAGTTTATTGCTGCTGCTTTCCTTCCCCTGGAACCGGATTCTACTTCGACATAGAGGCTATACATTTTGGACACGTAGGTGCAGGTGTTACATTTAAGCCGTAACCTAGTGCCCAGGTCACGCCTCTCTTCAGAGTCCAAGTCCCAGGTTAGGTCACCATCACAGCCTGGATTGGCCCGCCCATGTTCTTTGAACTCTGCGTTGAACATGCCACATGTCTTTTCCAGATGCAGCAGTCTGTAGGAGTCATTTTCACACCTGCCGAAATCAGTTATGTACCTGATTACTTCCTAACCAGGCAagttcattttcagaaattagagttacttccctttgacTATACTTGTTCTCAAAGTTGAGTCAAGAGGCTCATCACAGTCCCTAACAACTGTTTTTTGTAACTTTCTCTTCATATGAATGAACAATTATTGTAATGTTGCTAtaatttagagagtttattaattataaaattaattaagcTAATTAAATTTACAGGATCTTAGGGATACCCCTTATTTCAACCAATTTGGCCATATGTGGGCCTATTCtgagaattagaaaaaaatattttctactcaAAGAGGTTTTGTTTCATAATTTAAGAAAGTTAGAGGAATTGTAATCGTTACCCTGAGGATTCAGCCTGATTTAAAGTCTCATGGTTTCCTTCCTTTTTCAGGGGTCTTGGCCGAAGCAGTCGGTGGCACCCAGGCCTGAGCATCATTTCCTGCTCCTCGCACAGAGAGGGTGGAtgcgtcaccagttgtagggtTTCCCTGTCAACTCTCGTGAATGGTGCAGgtgagttttcttttttttcatgtaatttcccCTTGTTGTGAGGCACATATTTTGGCTTAAAACCATAATTATTCCCTTTTTTGAATTTTCCcatctttgaaaactgacatATAATTCTGCTAGGAATATTCTGTCTGAAGTAAAATTCACTTGTGATGTGCTTTTTCCAGTGCTCTATCAGCATCATGTCAAGTTTAAGTGATAttgtgtaataatttattatcatgatagGAATTAGCAAGCAACCCTCACTGCAAAATGTATCTGAGTTAAAGAGGGTAGTGACAGTTTTACTGTTACAGAGAAACAACACTACTAGATCAGATTAcccctcatatgttttaataaCCTTCTATTAATTGGCTGTCAGCAGCTTAGTGAATTCATTCTGAATTGGAAAagtaaatgcattttgaaagcatttttccttgataaattaagattttttggccattttttcaaaaaccgggTAGAATGTACCCTGaatatgtaaattacatgtgaatcCTCACATCCtcttgaaaacataaaaaataagacaataagactgttatttacattttttacttcaataaGCACTGTAAAAAGTCATTATAAAGTTGACATTCAACACAGCTTCATATCACAGTTGAGTTCATCATGTGTGAGGggttacattatatagatagtcataatttacatgttttttcatgtaattttttcatgttacatattttacatgtactatgtgcatgttatctaaaaatgtcaaattggccactttttcactttgttttccatttggttataggaaaaacaccagaattgcctagctacagggcgccgccattgtggacacccaaagttgtgcggagaagaaaagttgacaggagatctgattggtcattaacagaaaatctttgtgatgga contains:
- the LOC130046951 gene encoding uncharacterized protein LOC130046951 — its product is MKQLVCLSFVAICLFGSNGLSVVTDNSMHNSTDIDFSTLDTKSVDVFRQLLNQETLIRMTLVKNVHVLMKDVVSLQQSLVSAESEISSLKDREITELKTELQSLKFQNNKLNDDITKCNENIIALKENITEMDENHRVFEKQLSDEKRKFERNTSGVLADLKIEVRYLSTTLLDLNKHTLQIDKNIPELVENKYMMISERVNDSMAMYSREMRSTGRKLTTALSDLERVQQSMAKSLFDDLNSTVSSLEAEVKKAEYEQLKLSSTVSSLEVFRMNVTNNHCGLSSKVAFTATITSSSSSWTGGTLVFPQVINNVGGGYNTGTGIFTAPVGGHYVFFVSAQSYNTEQIRVDIVLNGNSQVRTMAYDSGDNDYYETGVNLVVLRLDKGDSVWVKRYQGKGYYSQSVPITTFSGFQL